In the genome of Tannockella kyphosi, one region contains:
- a CDS encoding DUF2130 domain-containing protein — MNEIKCPKCGEAFTVDESGYIAIVAQVRDAEFQKELLKREEMLQTEKNNALQLAQASAKAELEKTLSTAKQEIEQLRSQIELAKTDKVMALKQEESKQKEELVQKDVLIGRLQEQLQNNQKSFEIEKENDRKLQEANAKVELEKTLSDAKQEIEQLKAQILSADAKKENELKIQEANAKIELEKMLSTSKQEVEHLKSQILVSQNDKTMALKEEEFKKNTELSKKEIEITKLQANIESMKTGKELELTTIKDSYEIKLKEKDEAIDYYKDLKTKLSTKMLGETLEQHCEIEFNRLRATGFQKAYFEKDNDARTGSKGDYIFKEKSDSGVEFISIMFEMKNENDTTATKKKNEDFLKELDKDRNEKGCEYAVLVSLLESDNELYNNGIVDMSHKYPKMYVIRPQFFIPIITLLRNAALNSIAYQEQLLEVRNQNIDIANFENSMMDFKDKFGRNYDLASKKFQTAIKEIETTIKHLEKTKEALLSSENNLRLANDKAQDLTIKKLTKNNPTMAQKFEELKE, encoded by the coding sequence ATGAATGAAATAAAATGTCCAAAATGTGGAGAAGCATTTACGGTTGATGAATCTGGTTATATTGCAATTGTAGCCCAAGTACGAGATGCAGAATTCCAAAAAGAATTATTAAAAAGAGAAGAAATGTTACAAACAGAAAAAAACAATGCTTTGCAACTAGCACAAGCTAGTGCAAAAGCAGAATTAGAAAAAACATTATCTACTGCTAAACAAGAAATCGAACAATTACGTTCTCAAATTGAATTAGCTAAAACAGATAAAGTGATGGCATTAAAACAAGAAGAATCAAAACAAAAAGAAGAATTAGTCCAAAAAGATGTTCTAATCGGTAGATTACAAGAACAACTACAAAACAATCAAAAATCATTTGAAATAGAAAAAGAAAATGATCGTAAACTTCAAGAAGCAAATGCAAAAGTTGAACTAGAAAAAACATTATCAGATGCAAAACAAGAAATCGAACAACTAAAAGCCCAAATATTATCAGCAGATGCTAAAAAAGAAAACGAATTAAAAATCCAAGAAGCAAATGCAAAAATAGAACTAGAAAAAATGTTATCTACTTCTAAACAAGAAGTAGAGCATCTAAAATCACAAATTTTAGTTTCTCAAAATGATAAAACAATGGCTTTAAAAGAAGAAGAATTTAAAAAGAATACAGAATTATCAAAAAAAGAAATAGAAATCACAAAACTACAAGCTAATATTGAATCAATGAAAACTGGAAAAGAACTTGAATTAACTACTATTAAAGATAGTTATGAAATAAAACTAAAAGAAAAAGATGAAGCAATTGATTATTATAAAGATTTAAAAACAAAATTATCTACTAAAATGTTAGGAGAAACATTAGAACAACATTGTGAAATAGAATTTAATCGTTTACGAGCTACTGGTTTTCAAAAAGCTTATTTTGAAAAAGATAATGATGCTAGAACTGGTAGTAAAGGAGATTATATTTTTAAAGAAAAAAGTGATAGTGGTGTAGAATTCATTTCTATTATGTTTGAAATGAAAAATGAAAATGATACAACAGCTACTAAGAAAAAGAATGAAGATTTCTTAAAAGAATTAGATAAAGATCGTAATGAAAAAGGTTGTGAGTATGCAGTATTAGTATCATTACTAGAAAGTGATAATGAATTATATAATAATGGAATTGTTGATATGTCGCATAAGTATCCAAAGATGTATGTTATTCGTCCACAGTTCTTTATACCAATCATTACTTTATTACGTAATGCTGCTCTAAATTCTATTGCTTATCAAGAACAATTACTGGAAGTTAGAAATCAAAATATTGATATTGCAAATTTTGAAAATAGTATGATGGACTTTAAAGATAAGTTTGGTAGAAATTATGATTTAGCTAGCAAGAAATTCCAAACAGCTATTAAAGAAATAGAAACAACAATTAAACACCTAGAAAAAACAAAAGAAGCATTATTATCATCTGAAAATAATCTTCGACTTGCTAATGATAAGGCACAAGATTTAACAATTAAAAAACTTACAAAAAACAATCCTACAATGGCACAGAAATTTGAAGAACTAAAAGAATAG
- a CDS encoding metallophosphoesterase, with protein MIYVMSDLHGRYDAFLMMLDEISFQQNDILFLLGDYVDRGDQSMKLLFDLMYRDNVYCLCGNHDVLACECLKVLKQEITDEFIQSLDGETLEMIIEWINHIGGKATLDDFKKLNEEQKEMILEFLDELPMYDKIVVNNQTYLLVHTLGHKEFTREKDISEYDYDQLLWERCDYGMEYYKDKILITGHTPTLCIFDNPNPDKIYKKYNHIAIDCGMKRLACLCLDTMEEFYLDITTK; from the coding sequence ATGATTTATGTAATGAGTGATTTACATGGAAGATATGATGCTTTTTTAATGATGTTAGATGAAATTTCATTTCAACAAAATGATATTTTATTTTTGTTAGGAGATTATGTTGATCGAGGGGATCAAAGTATGAAATTACTTTTTGATCTTATGTATCGAGATAATGTTTATTGTCTTTGTGGTAATCATGATGTATTAGCTTGTGAATGTTTAAAAGTGTTAAAACAAGAAATAACAGATGAATTTATTCAATCATTAGATGGTGAAACATTAGAAATGATTATTGAATGGATTAATCATATTGGCGGAAAAGCAACATTAGATGACTTTAAAAAATTAAATGAAGAACAAAAAGAAATGATTCTTGAATTTTTAGATGAATTACCAATGTATGATAAAATAGTTGTTAACAATCAAACCTATTTATTAGTTCATACCTTAGGACATAAAGAATTTACTAGAGAGAAAGATATATCAGAATATGATTATGATCAATTATTGTGGGAACGTTGTGATTATGGTATGGAGTATTATAAAGATAAAATATTAATCACGGGACATACACCAACATTATGTATATTTGACAATCCAAATCCAGATAAAATTTATAAAAAATATAATCATATTGCTATTGATTGTGGAATGAAACGATTAGCTTGTTTATGTTTAGACACAATGGAAGAATTTTATCTAGATATTACTACAAAATAA
- a CDS encoding ABC transporter substrate-binding protein, translating to MMDRRKHNDYDMIFETNDMSGFEEEQVKLSKNARNIFLVILFMVLGVGMVFYCIHYSSKEYIEGNVLTVAAITTEPTDTYDLCCPWKNASFTGALLFQTLFVTDSSCSEINDGLALSYSCSDDGLTYSITMSENEYWSDGEIIDVNDVAFSVEAFLMCDDVNASLSTAFNKIEGVEAYLAGDSDSIIGITCEDNTITFQLEERYNNFAMILTQFVVLPEHILKEEDLSTLTDEHWFFQNDNPVCSGMYVSTGFDEDMNIVLSQNVYYTGKMSDIETVLVCWDWESRDIDYFESSIISDTVSYRSLREYTEYAVDVSYYRYFVFNVANSEVVQDAQVRQAINYAIDIEELFSDYYFSTGSLVYAGDTNASIVYEYNPEKAIELLEEANYDFDYVYEIGYYHTDSTTRVMLEKVCEYLNAIGIQTELRQLEGWEIYVEPTYDMLFKALSAFNIEDWYNEYLMTSTNLAVLMGEDGVFDELIADYSATINQEEQIEYQNQITQLEQELLYKLPLFTSYNYIFLNTSRVDVPDDLEFGNVRYFCDLRLDEWSILKS from the coding sequence ATGATGGACAGAAGGAAACATAATGACTATGATATGATTTTTGAAACAAATGATATGTCAGGGTTTGAAGAAGAACAAGTAAAATTAAGTAAAAATGCTAGAAATATATTTTTAGTTATTTTATTTATGGTTCTAGGTGTTGGTATGGTATTCTATTGTATCCATTATAGTTCTAAAGAATATATAGAAGGTAATGTTCTAACAGTGGCTGCAATTACGACGGAACCTACTGATACATATGACTTATGTTGTCCTTGGAAAAATGCATCTTTTACAGGGGCTCTATTGTTTCAAACTTTATTTGTAACCGATAGTAGTTGTAGTGAGATTAATGATGGATTAGCACTAAGTTATAGTTGTAGTGATGATGGGTTGACTTATTCTATTACTATGAGTGAAAATGAATATTGGTCTGATGGAGAAATAATTGATGTAAATGATGTTGCTTTTAGTGTGGAAGCATTCTTAATGTGTGATGATGTGAATGCTAGTTTATCGACGGCATTTAATAAAATAGAGGGAGTAGAGGCATATCTAGCAGGAGATAGTGATTCGATTATAGGGATTACATGTGAAGATAATACGATTACATTTCAATTAGAAGAGAGATATAATAACTTTGCAATGATATTAACACAGTTTGTTGTTTTACCAGAACATATCTTAAAAGAGGAAGATTTATCTACTCTTACGGATGAACATTGGTTTTTCCAAAATGATAATCCTGTTTGTAGTGGGATGTATGTAAGTACGGGATTTGATGAAGATATGAATATAGTGTTATCTCAAAATGTTTATTATACTGGTAAAATGTCAGATATTGAAACTGTGTTAGTTTGTTGGGATTGGGAAAGTAGAGATATTGATTATTTTGAGTCAAGTATAATTAGTGATACAGTTAGTTATCGTAGTTTAAGGGAATATACGGAGTATGCAGTAGATGTTTCTTATTATCGTTATTTTGTCTTTAACGTGGCTAATAGTGAGGTAGTTCAAGATGCTCAAGTACGTCAAGCTATTAATTATGCGATTGATATTGAAGAATTATTTAGTGATTATTATTTTTCAACAGGTTCGCTAGTATATGCAGGGGATACCAACGCTAGTATAGTATATGAATATAATCCTGAAAAAGCTATTGAGCTATTAGAAGAAGCTAATTATGACTTTGATTATGTATATGAAATAGGTTATTATCATACAGATAGTACCACAAGAGTGATGCTAGAAAAAGTATGTGAGTACTTAAATGCAATCGGGATTCAAACAGAATTAAGACAGCTTGAAGGATGGGAGATATATGTTGAACCAACCTATGATATGTTATTTAAAGCATTATCAGCGTTTAATATTGAGGATTGGTATAATGAATATTTAATGACTTCTACAAATTTAGCTGTATTAATGGGAGAAGATGGCGTATTTGATGAATTAATAGCAGACTATAGTGCTACCATAAACCAAGAAGAACAAATAGAATATCAAAATCAAATAACGCAGTTAGAACAAGAGTTATTGTATAAACTACCATTATTTACAAGTTATAATTATATATTCTTAAACACTTCCCGTGTAGATGTGCCAGATGATTTAGAATTTGGAAATGTCCGTTATTTCTGTGATCTTCGTTTAGATGAATGGTCCATTCTAAAATCTTAA
- a CDS encoding GGDEF domain-containing protein, producing MSMLRSEKLRYWRILGLFSFAFMVLTFLLMQTMSTLYDTTSDLSQIQYLSSSTQRCVRMALSGDIDNQLIYQIGSHTESELTVGSQDQMSVLEDESFTDSAMDAVATWENIVVLLEEEELDTTLLELAADNHFNSMTSLSNNVTDLIEELHDQALYLQGAIILVIILVVILATTYFIQTSIVIKQNKELAALAAIDTATGLFNRSRCQDLFKTKLKTAGVNFDAIVVVDLNGLKKTNDELGHQVGDELIRCFATLLKEACDIYTIKPFVGRYGGDEFIVYYQSIENIEEVEILVKELAFLTERFNETMRRFSISYALGYALNDSLQQELTIQQLFEKADESMYLNKQEMKRIKAKEGLN from the coding sequence ATGTCGATGCTTCGTAGTGAAAAATTAAGATATTGGAGAATTTTGGGTCTCTTTTCGTTTGCTTTTATGGTTTTGACTTTTTTACTAATGCAAACAATGTCTACTTTGTATGATACAACAAGTGATTTATCTCAAATACAATATTTAAGTTCTAGTACACAACGATGTGTTCGTATGGCTTTAAGTGGAGATATTGATAATCAGTTGATTTATCAAATTGGGAGTCATACAGAAAGTGAATTAACAGTTGGTAGTCAAGATCAAATGAGTGTATTAGAGGATGAAAGTTTTACTGATAGTGCAATGGATGCAGTAGCTACTTGGGAAAATATTGTTGTATTGTTAGAAGAAGAGGAGTTAGATACTACTTTATTAGAATTAGCAGCAGATAATCATTTTAATTCAATGACTTCTTTATCTAATAACGTTACTGATTTAATAGAAGAGTTACATGATCAGGCACTTTATTTACAAGGAGCTATTATTTTAGTAATTATATTAGTTGTTATTCTAGCAACTACTTATTTTATACAAACATCAATTGTTATCAAACAAAATAAAGAATTAGCAGCTTTAGCTGCTATTGATACGGCTACAGGATTGTTTAATCGTTCAAGATGCCAAGATTTATTTAAGACAAAGTTAAAGACTGCAGGGGTTAATTTTGATGCTATTGTAGTAGTTGATTTAAATGGGTTAAAGAAGACAAATGATGAATTAGGACATCAAGTAGGTGATGAGTTGATTCGTTGTTTTGCAACCTTATTAAAAGAGGCTTGTGATATATATACGATCAAACCTTTTGTAGGAAGATATGGTGGGGATGAGTTTATTGTATACTACCAAAGTATTGAAAACATAGAAGAGGTTGAAATACTAGTGAAAGAATTGGCGTTTTTAACAGAACGTTTTAATGAAACAATGCGTCGTTTTTCAATATCATATGCATTAGGTTATGCTTTAAATGATTCTTTACAACAAGAACTTACAATTCAACAACTTTTTGAAAAAGCGGATGAAAGTATGTATCTAAACAAACAAGAAATGAAACGTATCAAAGCAAAAGAAGGGTTAAATTAG
- a CDS encoding TIGR02678 family protein, with protein sequence MKTIEELLNRRWVLKKDNTELYYQIKDDSKEIRQKVYEKIGYNLIITQNLIKLEKIPGKGEGWMGIQEFQTNTEYQMFCYLLMYLEDKEIEEQFALLDISEYIKTQFQNNQIDWETHKNRRQFIHVIKFALKNGLLILNDGDEEGFLKDEKANALYENTGNSRYFMRHFTTDIMDYQKSEDFLYGQWIGIEENRGIVRRQRVYRKLLLSLGIYRYSTSDEEDFQYVRNYRNQIEKDFQKLFPCTLQVHSSSAYLVIDEDAILKKTIPGVGTMNDLCLIVNENIRKLIKNNKWIKNEHEIVSIQKTEYDLAIQKILKTNIEKLPKKYQIVGIENLTKQVIEYQENVGFILLEEQMVVIFPIVAKIVGSF encoded by the coding sequence ATGAAAACAATTGAAGAACTGTTAAATAGAAGATGGGTATTAAAAAAAGATAATACCGAACTGTATTATCAAATAAAAGATGATAGCAAAGAAATAAGACAAAAAGTATATGAAAAAATAGGTTATAACTTAATAATCACCCAAAATCTAATCAAATTAGAAAAAATTCCTGGTAAAGGAGAAGGGTGGATGGGTATCCAAGAATTTCAAACAAATACAGAATATCAAATGTTTTGTTATCTTCTAATGTATTTAGAAGATAAAGAAATAGAAGAACAATTTGCACTATTAGATATTAGTGAATACATCAAAACTCAATTTCAAAATAATCAAATTGATTGGGAAACTCATAAAAATAGAAGACAATTTATTCATGTTATCAAATTTGCTCTAAAAAATGGATTACTAATTCTAAATGATGGAGATGAAGAAGGCTTTTTAAAAGATGAAAAAGCAAATGCATTATATGAAAATACAGGAAACTCACGTTACTTTATGAGACATTTTACAACAGATATCATGGATTATCAAAAATCAGAAGACTTTCTTTATGGACAATGGATAGGAATAGAAGAAAATCGAGGGATTGTTCGTAGACAAAGAGTGTATCGTAAGTTGTTATTATCATTGGGTATTTATCGTTATAGTACAAGTGATGAAGAGGATTTTCAATATGTTAGAAATTATCGAAATCAAATTGAAAAAGATTTCCAAAAGTTATTTCCATGTACTTTGCAAGTACATTCATCAAGTGCTTATCTAGTAATAGATGAAGATGCTATTTTAAAGAAAACAATTCCAGGTGTTGGGACAATGAATGATTTATGTTTAATTGTAAATGAAAACATTAGGAAATTAATAAAAAATAATAAATGGATAAAGAATGAACATGAAATAGTCAGTATCCAAAAAACAGAATATGATTTGGCAATACAAAAAATATTGAAAACAAATATTGAGAAATTACCAAAAAAATATCAAATAGTAGGAATTGAAAATTTAACAAAACAAGTTATCGAATATCAAGAAAACGTAGGGTTTATTTTATTAGAAGAACAAATGGTAGTTATTTTTCCAATTGTAGCAAAAATAGTAGGATCATTTTAA
- a CDS encoding YARHG domain-containing protein — MKTIKIISSFFLCVCLLGCQVDKEEEDVSQNNEEVEVNEYIFDTSSEEVLSSIDLCMLTSEELRIARNEVYARHGYIFESSDLNEYFNEKSWYQESTSELEDITLSYIEQQNVELISEIESIMEDGCEISISAWKLEDIKIEDNKLIVCSNSEGMQTYQEYIDSWDFLATTEISFELASDCQWAFSSPSVFQGDYSENVESTQTEVLESLQTEIADIAYATSMDNPYDTSVSVMIVISEQKVTHVFRVSA; from the coding sequence ATGAAGACTATAAAGATAATTAGTAGTTTCTTTTTATGTGTGTGTTTATTAGGTTGTCAGGTTGACAAAGAAGAGGAAGATGTTAGCCAAAACAATGAAGAAGTTGAAGTAAATGAATATATATTTGATACAAGTAGTGAAGAAGTATTATCTTCGATTGATTTATGTATGTTAACTAGTGAAGAGCTAAGAATTGCAAGAAATGAAGTATATGCACGTCATGGATATATTTTTGAATCTAGTGATTTAAATGAATACTTTAATGAAAAATCATGGTATCAAGAATCAACTAGTGAGTTAGAAGATATTACACTTAGTTATATTGAACAACAAAATGTTGAGCTAATTAGTGAAATAGAATCAATAATGGAAGATGGTTGTGAAATATCTATTTCTGCATGGAAATTAGAAGATATTAAAATAGAAGATAATAAACTAATCGTTTGTTCTAATAGTGAAGGGATGCAAACTTATCAAGAATATATTGATAGTTGGGATTTTCTAGCTACTACAGAAATATCTTTTGAACTAGCAAGTGATTGTCAATGGGCTTTTAGCTCACCATCTGTATTCCAAGGAGACTACAGTGAAAACGTAGAAAGTACACAAACAGAAGTATTAGAATCATTACAAACAGAAATAGCAGATATAGCATATGCCACTAGCATGGATAATCCATATGATACCTCAGTAAGTGTAATGATTGTTATTAGTGAACAAAAAGTAACTCATGTTTTTAGAGTATCGGCATAG
- a CDS encoding TIGR02677 family protein gives MKINDKLLKPIEETTYLHVENTERYRIIVRYFYTQYENLQYWMYREELYNIVKETNLFEDYTMEKCQSDLQKLAQWGNLLYVQDTSKAASLEEFQNRQYRYRLSPYGVEIERMTILLENLETKGASLSPTLLERIKNQILQVHDLDKKTNVEVSAWWSSLNDDFIRLNRDYQDYISMLNSVKAEEMMKSREFLEFKDKLITYLRTFVKTMQEYSYIIENCLLKVKPEQLETIFHQIVAYELSIPRLDAIPLKEDLMEQCHLKWQSIYRWFVGENDENEIVRLQNITNEIIRKITRYALSIGEMHHHGANRKEEYRKIASMFEQLESINNCHILSASVFGSEHTTHLKNISQRLTDSIYSGVYQEPAHFQHLDVRTRVQKEKSNRKPPEDFELERRMQKLELEKQMEHTKYIMDTLTKENILNLSSLPPISQEARKIILTWLTKALTNKSKTAKTDSGLIYRVEKEKEGECVLKCSDGDFITPCFKIIFGEDSK, from the coding sequence ATGAAAATAAATGATAAACTATTAAAACCGATTGAAGAAACAACCTATTTACATGTAGAAAATACGGAACGATATCGTATTATTGTCCGTTATTTTTATACTCAGTATGAAAATTTACAATACTGGATGTATAGAGAAGAGCTATATAATATAGTAAAAGAAACTAATTTGTTTGAAGATTATACAATGGAGAAATGCCAGAGTGATTTACAAAAATTAGCTCAGTGGGGAAATCTTTTATATGTTCAAGACACCTCAAAAGCAGCTTCTTTAGAAGAATTTCAAAACCGTCAATACCGTTATAGACTAAGTCCTTATGGTGTAGAAATAGAACGTATGACTATTCTTTTAGAAAACTTAGAAACAAAAGGTGCTTCGTTATCACCAACATTATTAGAACGTATAAAAAATCAAATCTTACAAGTACATGATTTAGATAAAAAAACAAATGTAGAAGTAAGTGCCTGGTGGAGTAGTTTGAATGATGATTTTATAAGATTAAATAGAGATTATCAAGATTATATTTCTATGTTAAATAGTGTAAAAGCAGAAGAAATGATGAAATCAAGAGAGTTTTTAGAATTTAAAGATAAATTAATTACTTATTTACGTACTTTTGTGAAAACAATGCAAGAGTATTCGTATATTATTGAAAATTGCTTACTAAAAGTAAAACCAGAACAATTAGAAACAATCTTTCATCAAATTGTTGCATATGAATTATCTATTCCTAGATTAGATGCTATTCCTTTAAAAGAAGACCTAATGGAACAATGTCACTTAAAGTGGCAAAGTATTTATCGTTGGTTTGTAGGAGAAAATGATGAAAATGAAATAGTTCGTTTACAAAATATTACAAATGAAATTATACGTAAAATAACTAGATATGCACTAAGCATAGGAGAAATGCATCATCATGGAGCAAATAGAAAAGAAGAATATCGGAAAATAGCAAGTATGTTTGAACAACTAGAATCAATAAACAATTGTCATATTTTAAGTGCTTCTGTTTTTGGTAGTGAACATACGACACATTTAAAAAACATTAGTCAACGTCTAACAGATAGTATATATAGTGGAGTTTACCAAGAACCAGCACATTTTCAACATCTAGATGTTCGTACTCGAGTACAAAAAGAAAAAAGCAATCGAAAACCACCAGAAGATTTTGAATTAGAAAGAAGAATGCAAAAATTAGAATTAGAAAAACAAATGGAACATACAAAATACATCATGGATACCTTAACAAAAGAAAATATATTAAACTTATCTTCTTTACCACCAATTAGTCAAGAAGCTCGAAAAATAATTTTAACATGGCTAACAAAAGCACTTACGAATAAATCGAAAACAGCAAAAACAGATTCTGGATTAATTTATCGAGTAGAAAAAGAAAAAGAAGGGGAATGTGTTTTAAAATGTAGTGATGGTGATTTTATTACACCTTGCTTTAAGATTATATTTGGAGAGGATTCTAAATGA
- a CDS encoding SGNH/GDSL hydrolase family protein, with translation MESIFIKNQIILFQGDSITDCGRRKEMFFPMREGYPAKIATIYKELYPNTPVQFVNRGISGDRVCDILERYQEDIKDVQPDFISLLVGINDVWRRYDENNPMSLEDFTKYYKQLLQQLKEDFSQVPIIMIEPFLIPTDPLKDKWHEDLDPKIQVVRKLATEYATYYLAMDGIFASLVASKTHQASELSLDGVHPTSLGHSVIATSWMELVGLL, from the coding sequence ATGGAATCTATTTTTATTAAAAATCAAATAATTTTATTTCAAGGAGACAGCATTACAGATTGTGGTAGAAGAAAAGAAATGTTTTTTCCAATGAGAGAGGGATATCCTGCTAAAATAGCAACTATTTATAAAGAGCTATATCCAAATACACCAGTTCAATTTGTAAATAGAGGAATATCAGGTGATCGAGTATGTGATATATTAGAACGTTATCAAGAAGATATCAAAGATGTGCAACCAGATTTTATTTCTTTATTAGTAGGTATTAATGATGTATGGAGAAGGTATGATGAAAATAATCCTATGTCACTAGAAGATTTTACGAAATATTATAAACAGTTATTACAACAACTAAAAGAAGATTTCTCGCAAGTACCAATCATTATGATAGAACCTTTTTTAATACCAACAGATCCTTTAAAAGATAAATGGCATGAAGACTTAGACCCTAAAATACAAGTAGTTCGTAAACTAGCAACAGAATATGCTACGTATTATTTAGCGATGGATGGTATTTTTGCATCACTTGTTGCAAGTAAAACACATCAAGCTAGTGAACTTTCTTTGGATGGAGTACATCCTACTAGTTTGGGTCATAGTGTAATAGCCACATCTTGGATGGAGTTAGTAGGTTTATTATAA
- a CDS encoding alpha/beta hydrolase, translated as MKKRVKILILMITLLVIGFGGLCIYASDYRTLDEEYYTILEQEDVYLIDDYVYFEGDSEIGFVFYPGGRVDYLAYAPLCQKLQEQGVNVFLVDMPFNMACFGINKADDFIEEYEEITSWYIGGHSLGGVAADMYAVNNEEKIEGVVFVGIYESMGYDLEKTITIVGSNDLRVGDSVDYSTNVYIIEGGNHAQFGNYGENDGDGQATISSKEQQDQTVQLIIEFMQIE; from the coding sequence ATGAAAAAAAGAGTCAAAATATTAATCCTAATGATAACTTTATTAGTTATTGGTTTTGGAGGATTGTGTATATATGCAAGTGATTACCGTACATTAGATGAAGAATACTATACAATATTAGAACAAGAGGATGTATATTTGATCGATGATTATGTTTATTTTGAAGGGGATAGTGAGATAGGCTTTGTCTTCTATCCGGGTGGAAGAGTAGATTATCTAGCATATGCGCCATTATGTCAAAAATTACAAGAGCAAGGGGTTAATGTATTCCTAGTAGATATGCCTTTTAATATGGCTTGTTTTGGCATTAATAAAGCGGATGATTTCATAGAAGAGTATGAAGAGATTACTTCTTGGTATATTGGAGGACATTCATTAGGTGGAGTAGCTGCCGACATGTATGCTGTTAACAATGAAGAGAAAATAGAAGGAGTTGTATTTGTAGGTATTTATGAATCGATGGGATATGATTTAGAAAAAACAATTACGATTGTTGGTTCTAATGATTTAAGAGTAGGAGATAGTGTGGATTATTCAACAAATGTGTATATTATTGAAGGTGGAAACCATGCTCAATTTGGTAACTATGGTGAAAATGATGGAGATGGACAAGCAACAATTTCTTCAAAAGAACAACAAGATCAAACAGTACAACTTATTATTGAATTTATGCAAATAGAATAA